One Parcubacteria group bacterium genomic window carries:
- a CDS encoding class I SAM-dependent methyltransferase, which translates to MINYFAFDYEDKNRWMSYWHQIKEISNFHSESVLIIGKGSGLVSEYLKLSGIKTTTLDIDESLSPDVVASVLDMPFKDSEFDAVLCAQVLEHLPYEDFTKAIFEIKRVANKSAVISLPHFGPAIRFLFKFPFFPEIKFMVKLPYPKKHLFKGEHYWEIGKRGYSAQKIKKDIEKCGFNGIKDYIFFENPLHHFFVLKK; encoded by the coding sequence ATGATTAACTACTTTGCCTTCGATTATGAAGATAAAAATCGATGGATGAGTTATTGGCATCAAATAAAAGAAATTTCCAATTTTCATTCGGAAAGCGTTTTAATTATCGGCAAAGGCAGCGGTTTAGTTTCCGAATACTTGAAGTTAAGCGGTATAAAAACGACTACCCTAGATATTGATGAGTCGCTAAGCCCCGATGTTGTTGCTTCTGTTTTAGATATGCCGTTTAAAGATAGCGAATTTGACGCGGTTTTGTGCGCTCAAGTTTTGGAGCATTTGCCTTATGAGGATTTTACTAAGGCGATTTTTGAAATAAAAAGAGTGGCAAATAAGAGCGCGGTTATTTCTTTGCCTCACTTTGGACCGGCAATAAGATTTTTATTTAAATTCCCGTTTTTTCCGGAAATAAAATTCATGGTTAAATTGCCTTATCCAAAAAAGCATCTGTTTAAAGGCGAACACTATTGGGAAATTGGAAAGCGCGGTTATTCTGCACAAAAAATCAAAAAAGATATTGAAAAATGCGGATTCAATGGTATTAAAGATTATATTTTTTTTGAAAATCCATTACATCATTTCTTTGTACTTAAAAAATGA
- a CDS encoding glycosyltransferase family 4 protein, producing the protein MTKIIYIANSRIPTEKANGFQVMKMCEAFSNAGIEVELWLPGRFNPIKESPFAYYNIRETFKIRKYFVIDLIPFSKYLGRLANFVESVSFAIAVRLALPAAEFNLLYSRDQFTLWLLSFFKYPFIYEIHSIPRRTGLHGRIWRGAIKVVVITNGIKNILIKKGIDDSKIIVAPDAVDLGVFNAVNKSKEELRSELGLFGDNFLVGYVGRFKTLGMEKGIATMIESLPILDKDVKMIFVGGEEQEIKEYKTFAGRFNVLSQCVFISYQPYSKIIKYTKAMDAVVIPFPNKPHYAFYASPLKLFEYMASGRPIIASDLPALREILNDKNALFFKPEDAADLARAIKMLKNSKMLGLHLSQQALADVKEYTWDNRAKNILNFIEQ; encoded by the coding sequence ATGACAAAAATTATTTACATTGCTAATTCAAGAATTCCAACCGAAAAAGCCAACGGCTTTCAGGTTATGAAAATGTGCGAAGCGTTTTCTAACGCCGGAATTGAGGTTGAACTGTGGCTTCCCGGGCGATTTAATCCTATTAAAGAAAGTCCATTCGCCTATTACAATATTCGCGAAACATTTAAGATTCGGAAATATTTTGTTATTGATTTGATCCCATTTTCAAAATATCTGGGCCGTCTGGCTAATTTTGTTGAATCGGTTTCATTTGCTATTGCCGTCAGGCTGGCTTTGCCGGCTGCCGAATTTAACCTGCTTTATTCACGCGATCAATTTACACTTTGGCTTTTAAGTTTTTTTAAATACCCATTCATCTATGAGATTCATTCCATACCCAGGAGGACCGGACTCCACGGCAGGATTTGGCGCGGAGCTATTAAAGTTGTCGTCATAACTAACGGAATAAAAAATATATTAATCAAAAAAGGCATTGATGATAGTAAGATTATCGTCGCGCCGGATGCTGTTGATCTCGGGGTTTTTAATGCCGTTAATAAGTCAAAGGAGGAGTTAAGATCAGAACTCGGATTATTCGGGGATAATTTTTTGGTGGGCTATGTCGGTAGATTTAAAACTTTGGGGATGGAAAAGGGGATTGCCACAATGATTGAGTCGCTTCCAATTCTTGATAAAGACGTAAAAATGATTTTTGTCGGCGGAGAAGAACAGGAGATTAAAGAATACAAAACATTTGCCGGGCGGTTTAATGTTTTGTCCCAATGCGTATTTATCAGTTATCAGCCGTATTCAAAAATTATAAAATATACCAAAGCAATGGACGCCGTAGTAATCCCTTTTCCCAACAAGCCACATTACGCTTTTTACGCTTCGCCACTCAAACTTTTTGAATATATGGCAAGTGGACGGCCGATTATTGCTTCGGACTTGCCTGCTTTAAGGGAGATATTAAACGATAAAAACGCTTTGTTTTTTAAGCCCGAAGATGCCGCTGATTTAGCGCGAGCAATAAAAATGTTAAAAAATAGCAAAATGCTGGGGCTTCACTTAAGCCAGCAGGCGCTGGCCGATGTGAAAGAATACACATGGGACAACCGCGCGAAAAATATTCTTAATTTTATAGAGCAATGA
- a CDS encoding polyprenol monophosphomannose synthase codes for MKSVVVLPTYNERENIGPLIGEIYSLLPEISILVVDDNSPDGTAGEVENLTMKYPNLSLLKRPEKNGLGGAYIAAFKKLLMGPDVRNIIMMDADFSHNPKYLTELLRESENYDLVIGSRYIKGGGIEKWELWRRLLSWFGNLYVRILLRKNVSDWTTGYNCINAYVLRKINLDKIDLSGYAFIMGVKYFLIEAGASVKEVPIIFEARRGGESKMSGHIIREGILTPWKLLFTK; via the coding sequence ATGAAAAGCGTTGTTGTTTTACCAACCTACAATGAACGAGAAAATATCGGACCTCTTATCGGAGAGATTTATTCATTACTGCCGGAAATAAGTATTTTAGTTGTTGACGACAACTCTCCAGATGGCACGGCCGGCGAAGTCGAAAATTTAACGATGAAATATCCAAACCTCTCGCTTTTAAAAAGACCAGAAAAAAACGGCCTGGGCGGAGCCTATATCGCGGCATTTAAAAAATTGCTTATGGGACCCGACGTGAGGAATATAATAATGATGGATGCCGATTTTTCCCACAATCCAAAATACCTCACCGAACTTTTAAGAGAGTCTGAAAATTATGATTTGGTTATCGGCTCGCGTTATATAAAGGGCGGCGGAATAGAAAAATGGGAATTATGGCGCAGACTATTGAGCTGGTTCGGCAATTTATACGTCCGAATTTTGTTAAGAAAAAACGTGTCAGACTGGACCACGGGTTATAACTGCATTAACGCTTACGTTCTAAGGAAAATCAATCTGGATAAAATTGATTTATCCGGTTACGCGTTTATTATGGGCGTAAAATATTTTTTGATTGAAGCCGGTGCTAGCGTAAAGGAAGTTCCGATTATTTTTGAAGCCCGCCGCGGCGGCGAATCAAAAATGTCGGGTCATATTATAAGAGAAGGAATCTTAACGCCATGGAAACTTTTATTCACAAAATAA
- a CDS encoding glycosyltransferase family 39 protein, whose protein sequence is MSQNKWIIVLIFFVAVLSGIFWNQKIFGQPISSDQLGYDGIAMDILSGGRFTEQGQPTFREPGYPLFLAAVYKIFGHNFDVVRYIQIIIFGLLAVIIYLFAENIFGQKIALLSSLGAALFYGLANQAGLITTELLFAFLLSLFTYSIYKASEEDGNKWLVFSALTLGGATLIRGVAEFLFFLVVINLFIIYKNKISYKKVFYKIAIFTVCFFIVLMPWLVKNKFKNGISISSFTGYYLLLQTERMKELYPRYASHFVGYFLGYYVSERLNFDTGPDDNKYFSYFEGPIQSRTARLIAAGYDYGDISNIFTKEALPQIAKHPVQFLSVSVLNFFGFNGPILMRGPFWQNGADLSFQFADGRHPEIPNYLKLTIVLTPRLLWFLFFFFVITSIIKNLCDWKKISWLVLIIIYFNIIYSVSLGLNRYALPIYPFYVILAVAGLLHFFNKYAKRQT, encoded by the coding sequence ATGAGCCAAAATAAATGGATTATTGTTTTAATATTTTTTGTCGCCGTTTTATCGGGAATTTTTTGGAACCAAAAAATATTTGGCCAGCCGATAAGTTCCGATCAATTGGGCTACGACGGCATTGCCATGGACATATTAAGCGGCGGCCGGTTTACCGAACAGGGCCAGCCGACTTTTAGAGAACCGGGTTATCCTTTGTTTTTAGCGGCAGTTTATAAAATTTTTGGCCATAATTTTGATGTTGTCAGATATATTCAGATTATAATTTTTGGGTTATTGGCGGTTATTATCTATCTTTTTGCCGAAAATATTTTCGGTCAAAAAATCGCACTTCTTTCAAGCTTGGGCGCAGCGCTTTTTTACGGTCTTGCCAATCAGGCCGGCTTAATTACGACAGAACTTTTATTCGCGTTTTTGCTTAGTCTTTTTACATACTCTATTTATAAAGCGTCGGAGGAAGACGGCAATAAATGGCTGGTTTTTTCCGCGCTGACTTTGGGGGGCGCGACTCTGATTCGGGGCGTAGCCGAATTTTTGTTTTTTTTGGTTGTTATCAATCTTTTTATAATTTATAAAAACAAAATTTCGTATAAGAAGGTTTTTTACAAAATCGCTATTTTTACGGTTTGTTTTTTCATAGTTTTAATGCCTTGGCTTGTAAAAAATAAATTCAAAAACGGTATTTCCATCTCGTCGTTTACCGGCTATTATCTATTACTGCAAACCGAGCGAATGAAAGAATTATATCCCCGCTACGCAAGCCACTTTGTAGGTTATTTTCTGGGTTATTATGTTTCGGAGCGGTTAAATTTTGATACTGGCCCCGACGATAATAAATATTTTTCTTATTTTGAAGGCCCGATTCAGTCAAGAACAGCGCGACTTATTGCCGCGGGCTACGATTATGGCGATATCAGCAACATTTTTACCAAAGAAGCCCTGCCTCAAATTGCTAAGCACCCAGTACAATTTTTATCGGTATCGGTGCTGAATTTTTTCGGTTTCAACGGCCCTATTTTGATGCGCGGGCCGTTTTGGCAAAACGGGGCCGATCTCTCTTTCCAATTTGCCGATGGACGCCACCCGGAAATTCCTAATTATCTTAAGCTGACCATCGTTTTGACTCCGCGCCTGTTGTGGTTTTTATTTTTCTTTTTTGTAATAACGTCAATAATAAAAAATCTCTGCGACTGGAAAAAAATTAGCTGGCTTGTTTTAATAATCATTTATTTTAATATTATATATAGCGTGTCCTTAGGCCTCAACCGTTACGCCCTGCCGATTTATCCGTTTTATGTTATTTTAGCAGTCGCTGGATTGCTACATTTTTTTAATAAATATGCCAAAAGACAAACGTAA
- the gmd gene encoding GDP-mannose 4,6-dehydratase — translation MPKDKRKKIAFITGITGQDGSYLTEFLLKKEYEIHGLVRRASTFNTQRIDHLSKYREGKNAKLFLHYGDLADANSLNSILAKVKPDEIYNLGAQSHVKISFDIPEYTASITGLGTLRLLEAMRIYCPKARFYQASSSEMFGKVKETPQNELTPFNAQSPYGIAKVFAHETACRYRDAYGMFIACGILFNHESPRRGENFVTRKITKGVARIKAGLQDKIYLGNLDARRDWGYSPEYCEAMWLMLSQKKPDDFVIATGETHTVGELAETSFKYAGIKDWKKHIGINKRYYRPNEVNLLLGDASKARKILGWKPKVTFKELVEIMTSADLENTSKQS, via the coding sequence ATGCCAAAAGACAAACGTAAAAAAATTGCTTTTATAACCGGTATTACCGGACAAGACGGCTCGTATTTGACCGAGTTTTTGCTTAAAAAAGAATATGAGATTCACGGCTTGGTTCGCCGTGCGAGTACTTTTAATACCCAAAGGATTGATCATCTTTCTAAGTATCGAGAGGGTAAGAATGCAAAATTATTTTTACATTACGGCGATTTAGCCGACGCTAATTCTCTTAATAGTATCTTGGCCAAAGTAAAACCGGATGAAATTTATAATCTCGGCGCCCAATCGCACGTGAAGATTAGTTTTGATATTCCCGAATATACGGCTAGTATAACCGGGCTTGGAACTTTACGATTGCTTGAGGCAATGAGAATTTATTGTCCGAAGGCCAGATTTTATCAGGCATCGTCTTCTGAAATGTTTGGAAAGGTAAAAGAAACTCCGCAAAACGAATTGACTCCTTTCAATGCCCAAAGCCCGTATGGTATCGCCAAGGTATTTGCTCATGAAACGGCTTGCCGTTATCGAGATGCTTACGGCATGTTTATTGCTTGCGGTATTTTGTTCAATCATGAAAGTCCCAGACGAGGCGAAAATTTTGTAACCAGAAAAATAACCAAAGGTGTCGCCAGAATTAAAGCGGGGCTACAGGATAAAATATATCTGGGCAATTTAGATGCCAGGCGTGATTGGGGCTACTCTCCAGAGTATTGCGAAGCGATGTGGCTTATGCTAAGCCAGAAAAAACCGGACGATTTTGTAATTGCTACCGGCGAAACTCATACGGTGGGGGAACTCGCAGAGACGTCTTTTAAATACGCCGGTATAAAAGATTGGAAGAAACACATCGGTATTAATAAGCGCTATTATCGGCCGAACGAAGTTAACCTACTTTTAGGCGATGCCTCAAAGGCAAGAAAAATTCTCGGCTGGAAACCCAAAGTAACATTCAAAGAATTAGTTGAAATTATGACGTCGGCGGATTTAGAAAATACGAGCAAACAGTCATGA
- a CDS encoding glycosyltransferase family 4 protein yields the protein MRIYYLIENADSKHGGGRYAGDLVSAVKNAGYEVVVSEQKNKWFGGLILDAIKIRKHLKNCDIIHAIDGYPYAIVAAVANIGLNKKLIITVQGTYAVAPLYNFIAGTLVKWAYKRADKIIAISRYTKKEILKKVNVQNIEVVNHGIHFDKFYREPIESGDEFILSVGALKYRKGYHISIPSFAQAKKEFPDLKYKIIGSQKDANYFDELKNLATQLGVDRDIEFLSGLGDEALSELYRRARLFILTSVNEGHHFEGFGLVFLEAAAAGLSVVGTTGSGIEDAVKNNFNGILVPQNDIKAAAEALLKILKDEQLRREMSLNSFSWAKDHDWDKVILQYFRVYEDRNVRNRASNIL from the coding sequence ATGAGGATTTATTATCTAATCGAAAACGCGGATTCAAAGCACGGTGGAGGAAGATATGCCGGAGATTTAGTTTCAGCAGTTAAAAATGCCGGCTATGAGGTTGTTGTTTCGGAGCAAAAAAACAAATGGTTTGGCGGCTTAATTTTGGATGCCATAAAAATCAGAAAGCATTTAAAAAATTGCGACATTATTCATGCGATAGACGGTTATCCGTATGCTATTGTCGCTGCGGTTGCCAATATTGGGCTGAACAAAAAATTAATTATAACTGTTCAGGGCACCTACGCGGTCGCGCCGCTTTATAATTTTATTGCCGGGACACTCGTCAAATGGGCCTATAAAAGAGCCGATAAAATTATTGCCATAAGCCGATATACTAAAAAAGAGATTTTAAAAAAGGTTAACGTTCAAAATATTGAGGTCGTTAACCATGGCATTCATTTTGACAAGTTTTATAGAGAACCGATTGAATCCGGGGATGAATTCATTTTAAGCGTCGGTGCTTTGAAATACCGCAAGGGCTACCATATTTCCATTCCGTCTTTCGCGCAGGCGAAAAAAGAATTTCCCGATTTGAAATATAAAATAATAGGCAGTCAAAAAGATGCCAATTATTTTGATGAACTGAAAAATTTAGCTACGCAACTTGGAGTTGATAGAGATATAGAATTTTTAAGTGGACTGGGCGATGAGGCGCTTTCCGAATTATACCGGCGGGCGAGGCTTTTTATTTTAACATCGGTCAACGAAGGTCATCATTTTGAGGGATTTGGCCTGGTGTTTCTCGAAGCGGCGGCGGCGGGACTATCGGTTGTCGGAACGACAGGTAGCGGCATTGAAGATGCCGTGAAAAATAATTTTAACGGAATTTTGGTCCCCCAAAACGACATCAAGGCGGCAGCCGAAGCGCTATTAAAAATATTAAAAGACGAACAACTGCGCAGAGAAATGTCGCTGAATTCGTTTTCCTGGGCGAAGGATCATGATTGGGATAAGGTTATTTTACAATACTTTAGAGTTTATGAAGATAGAAATGTTAGAAACCGAGCTTCCAACATTTTATGA
- a CDS encoding class I SAM-dependent methyltransferase, whose translation MIAKYFQKIKWDILARIKPNYFIYSGIKNNDEDGYIKSGREDVQRLIICDDILKSKMNFSGALAVEIGCGNGRMTQFIAENFKKVYAVDISPRMIDLARQRLTSFNNIEFLVTGGGKLPIQNNAVDFVFSYIVFQHFPSIGMVEENLKEIKRVLRNGGIAKIQFRGRVSTGGIFRIFKWYYGVFFSENELSDVLIKNGLKPLKIYKTNEKELWAIFGK comes from the coding sequence ATGATTGCGAAGTATTTTCAAAAAATAAAATGGGATATTCTGGCTAGGATTAAGCCCAACTATTTTATTTATTCCGGCATAAAAAATAATGATGAAGACGGATATATAAAGAGCGGCCGCGAAGATGTTCAAAGACTTATAATCTGTGACGATATTTTAAAATCAAAAATGAATTTTAGCGGCGCCTTGGCAGTTGAAATAGGATGCGGCAACGGCCGAATGACCCAATTTATCGCCGAAAACTTTAAAAAAGTGTACGCGGTTGATATTTCCCCCCGCATGATTGATTTGGCGCGGCAAAGGCTTACAAGTTTTAACAATATAGAATTTTTAGTTACCGGCGGCGGCAAACTGCCGATTCAAAATAATGCCGTTGATTTTGTTTTTTCATATATTGTTTTCCAGCACTTTCCGAGTATCGGGATGGTTGAAGAAAACTTAAAAGAGATAAAAAGAGTTCTAAGAAATGGCGGCATAGCCAAAATTCAATTTCGCGGCAGAGTTTCTACCGGAGGCATATTCAGAATATTTAAGTGGTATTACGGCGTGTTTTTTTCGGAAAATGAATTAAGCGATGTTCTGATAAAAAACGGCCTAAAACCTTTGAAAATTTACAAAACAAATGAAAAGGAACTGTGGGCGATATTTGGAAAATAA
- a CDS encoding NUDIX hydrolase: MKSVAIPVVVKVDNDGVTWVHTQTRRVINKDYDPMYHGTQETCGETVYDYEDIITAAIRGCREELGCPDLIPEKVIGADGEFFSTRSEDKILGLKPYYLVQQLKGPQPWMGLGFIVVISPDIEFHLDNDGEVSAHRWWRPIELLKNLQEKPDNFMGLHYPILIKVCQDFMEGKIHVS; encoded by the coding sequence ATGAAGTCGGTTGCCATTCCTGTTGTTGTTAAGGTAGACAACGATGGCGTTACGTGGGTTCACACCCAAACTCGTCGGGTTATCAATAAAGATTATGATCCCATGTATCATGGGACTCAAGAAACCTGCGGAGAAACCGTTTATGACTATGAAGACATTATCACGGCGGCAATCCGTGGCTGTCGTGAAGAACTTGGCTGTCCGGATTTAATTCCGGAAAAAGTTATCGGCGCCGATGGAGAATTTTTTTCAACAAGATCGGAAGATAAAATTTTAGGGCTAAAACCATATTATCTGGTACAACAACTCAAGGGTCCCCAACCTTGGATGGGGTTGGGCTTTATAGTTGTTATCTCTCCCGATATTGAATTTCATCTCGATAATGATGGTGAAGTATCGGCTCATCGTTGGTGGAGACCAATAGAGTTATTAAAAAATTTGCAGGAAAAACCCGATAATTTCATGGGCCTTCATTATCCGATTTTAATAAAAGTTTGCCAGGATTTTATGGAAGGGAAGATTCACGTTTCTTGA
- the aepX gene encoding phosphoenolpyruvate mutase has protein sequence MKNSKNKNNKITYVAMSADLLHPGHLNIINRAQKLGKVVIGLLTDEAIASYKRVPLLTYEQRKTVIESVKSVSAVIPQTTLDYVPNLRRLKPDYVVHGDDWKTGVQKEVRERVIQTLKEWGGKLVEPKYTPGVSSTKLIEAITRVGTTPEKRMRMIRRTLNTKPLVRILEVHNGLTGKIVERTKISKDGKTQEFDGMWLSSLTDSVAKGKPDTGIVDFTSRLNTINEVFDVTTKPLIMDGDNGGSIEHFESTVRTLERLGVSGIIIEDKTGLKRNSLYGTDVVQDQDGIENFCEKISAGKKAQVTDDFMIIARIESLILKKGLKDALVRARAYISAGADGIMIHSKEKDPSEILAFCENYKKFDNKAPLIVVPTTYNSITEEELTKAGVQMVIYANHLLRSSYPAMEKTAKSILENKRCLESEEFCMPVKELLDLNL, from the coding sequence ATGAAGAATTCGAAAAATAAAAACAACAAGATTACTTATGTGGCGATGTCTGCCGATCTCTTGCATCCGGGCCATCTTAATATTATCAACAGAGCTCAAAAACTTGGAAAAGTCGTAATTGGCCTTCTGACCGATGAGGCGATAGCAAGCTACAAGCGCGTTCCGCTTTTAACTTATGAACAACGCAAAACCGTAATAGAAAGTGTTAAAAGTGTCAGCGCCGTTATACCACAAACAACTCTTGATTACGTGCCGAATTTACGCCGACTTAAGCCCGATTATGTAGTCCATGGCGATGATTGGAAAACGGGGGTCCAAAAAGAAGTGAGAGAGCGGGTGATTCAGACACTCAAAGAGTGGGGAGGCAAACTTGTTGAGCCGAAATATACCCCCGGCGTGTCTTCTACCAAACTCATAGAGGCAATAACCCGCGTTGGAACTACTCCCGAAAAACGGATGCGAATGATCAGACGAACGCTCAATACCAAGCCGCTAGTCAGGATTTTAGAAGTCCATAACGGACTTACCGGCAAAATCGTGGAAAGAACAAAGATCAGCAAGGATGGAAAAACCCAGGAATTTGATGGAATGTGGTTAAGCAGTTTGACCGATTCCGTAGCGAAGGGCAAACCCGATACTGGGATAGTTGATTTTACATCCCGTCTTAATACCATAAACGAGGTCTTTGATGTCACTACCAAGCCACTCATAATGGATGGTGATAATGGCGGCTCAATAGAACATTTTGAATCCACGGTGAGGACCCTGGAGCGTCTTGGCGTCTCCGGTATTATTATTGAAGATAAAACGGGTTTAAAACGCAATTCATTATATGGAACCGATGTTGTTCAAGACCAAGATGGTATCGAAAATTTTTGCGAAAAAATATCGGCGGGCAAAAAAGCGCAAGTGACGGATGATTTTATGATAATCGCCAGAATTGAAAGCTTAATATTAAAAAAGGGGCTTAAAGATGCTCTGGTAAGAGCTAGGGCGTATATAAGCGCCGGAGCCGACGGCATTATGATTCACAGTAAAGAGAAAGACCCATCGGAAATTTTGGCTTTTTGTGAAAATTATAAAAAATTTGATAATAAGGCTCCGTTAATAGTCGTTCCGACAACCTACAATTCAATTACTGAAGAAGAATTGACTAAGGCCGGAGTGCAAATGGTTATTTACGCCAATCATCTTTTAAGAAGTTCCTATCCGGCTATGGAAAAAACGGCAAAATCAATTTTGGAAAATAAAAGGTGTCTGGAATCGGAGGAATTTTGCATGCCCGTAAAGGAACTGCTGGATTTGAATTTATGA
- the aepY gene encoding phosphonopyruvate decarboxylase: MISPKIFYDLLVKNGIGFFSGVPDSLLKDFSAYITDNAKSNSHIIAANEGGAVALATGYHLATKKIGLIYMQNSGQGNAVNPLVSLADPEVYGIPMLLLIGWRGEPGVKDEPQHIKQGRITPEILKALGISFEILPSSLDDARKAVKKAIVYMNKFRAPYALVVRSGTFAPYAPKKPVQPLNLPLSREEAIEIITDELRGDEIFISTTGKTSRELFEVRENSGQSHQKDFLTVGSMGHSSQIALGMALAKPESQVYCLDGDGALIMHMGALAVIGNAAPENFKHIVLNNYAYESVGGQPTAAFSMDIPQVARACGYKNVFRVSEAGKLRDVIADFKRMPGPALLEVAVKTGSRDNLGRPTLNQKENKNLFMDFVSRGSQNLLAAEGLKKFFEKNGARRVFLVTGGKSYITSGAERMFHKVLLSYEITKFSDFSSSPKLEDAERGINIFRKKKYDVVVAIGGGSVIDMAKLINILSVQDGLPIDYISGRKKITKNGKLLIAIPTTAGSGSEATHFAVVYAEGKKYSIAHESILPAAVIIEPLLTMNMPVRLAAASGMDALSQAIESYWCVNATDVSKHLAERAIRLILGNLVQSVKNPNLESRSAMALASHLAGKAINITKTTAPHAISYFFTSRFGIPHGHAVALTLGKIFVYNSHINSKTMAELSRLLGVANAGTTARKINNIMEQIGLETRLSKLGVRQNDIDSAVKSVNAERLKNNPRKMTENNIREILLSIL, from the coding sequence ATGATTTCGCCAAAAATATTTTATGACCTGCTGGTTAAAAACGGGATTGGTTTTTTTTCGGGAGTTCCCGATTCGCTGTTAAAAGATTTTTCCGCTTATATCACGGATAACGCGAAATCAAATTCTCACATTATTGCCGCTAACGAAGGCGGAGCCGTCGCTTTAGCAACCGGATACCATTTGGCCACCAAAAAAATCGGCCTTATTTATATGCAGAATTCCGGCCAGGGTAATGCCGTTAATCCTTTGGTTTCGCTTGCCGATCCGGAGGTCTACGGCATCCCCATGCTTTTACTGATAGGATGGAGAGGCGAACCCGGTGTTAAAGATGAACCGCAGCACATCAAGCAAGGGCGGATAACTCCGGAAATTTTAAAGGCGTTAGGCATTTCTTTTGAAATATTGCCAAGCTCTTTGGATGACGCAAGAAAAGCCGTGAAGAAAGCTATTGTCTATATGAATAAATTTCGCGCTCCATATGCGCTTGTTGTAAGAAGCGGCACGTTCGCGCCGTATGCGCCTAAGAAGCCGGTTCAGCCGCTGAATTTGCCGCTTTCGCGGGAAGAGGCTATAGAAATTATTACTGATGAATTGCGGGGCGATGAAATTTTTATATCTACGACGGGTAAAACTTCGCGCGAACTTTTCGAAGTGCGGGAAAATTCCGGCCAGAGCCATCAAAAAGATTTTTTGACGGTCGGGTCAATGGGGCATTCTTCCCAGATTGCGCTTGGCATGGCGCTGGCCAAGCCGGAAAGCCAAGTTTATTGTCTTGACGGCGACGGCGCTCTTATTATGCATATGGGCGCGCTCGCAGTTATAGGAAACGCGGCGCCGGAAAATTTTAAGCATATAGTTTTAAATAATTACGCGTATGAATCGGTGGGCGGCCAGCCAACCGCCGCTTTTTCAATGGATATTCCTCAAGTCGCTCGCGCTTGCGGTTATAAAAATGTGTTTCGAGTTTCAGAAGCCGGAAAATTAAGAGATGTCATTGCTGATTTTAAAAGAATGCCGGGTCCGGCATTACTTGAAGTGGCGGTAAAGACGGGTTCGCGGGATAATCTTGGCCGCCCAACTTTAAACCAAAAAGAAAATAAAAATTTATTTATGGATTTTGTAAGTCGTGGCTCGCAGAATCTTTTAGCGGCGGAAGGGTTAAAAAAGTTTTTTGAAAAGAACGGGGCCAGGCGGGTATTTTTGGTTACCGGGGGAAAATCATATATTACATCGGGAGCGGAACGAATGTTTCACAAAGTGTTATTGTCTTATGAAATTACGAAATTCAGCGATTTTAGTTCTAGCCCAAAGTTAGAAGACGCGGAGCGCGGGATAAATATTTTTCGGAAGAAAAAATATGATGTTGTCGTGGCGATTGGCGGCGGTAGCGTCATTGATATGGCCAAGCTTATAAATATTCTTTCAGTTCAAGACGGGTTGCCTATCGATTATATTTCCGGCCGTAAAAAAATTACCAAAAATGGAAAATTATTGATAGCCATTCCAACGACAGCTGGTTCGGGAAGCGAGGCGACTCATTTTGCCGTTGTTTACGCCGAGGGAAAAAAATATTCTATTGCCCATGAATCTATACTTCCGGCTGCCGTGATAATTGAACCACTGTTAACCATGAATATGCCGGTTCGCCTTGCGGCCGCATCGGGCATGGATGCTTTATCACAGGCGATAGAATCATACTGGTGCGTCAACGCCACCGATGTTTCCAAACATCTTGCCGAAAGGGCGATTCGATTGATACTCGGCAACCTTGTACAGTCCGTAAAAAATCCGAATCTTGAGTCGCGTTCTGCAATGGCGTTAGCCTCGCATTTGGCCGGCAAAGCTATTAATATAACCAAAACAACCGCGCCTCACGCCATTTCTTACTTTTTTACTTCTCGATTTGGCATTCCGCACGGACATGCCGTAGCCCTTACTCTGGGGAAAATATTTGTTTATAATAGCCATATCAATAGCAAGACAATGGCTGAATTATCGCGTCTTTTGGGAGTTGCCAATGCCGGCACGACGGCGCGGAAAATTAATAATATTATGGAGCAAATCGGCCTTGAAACTCGGCTTAGTAAATTGGGTGTTCGCCAAAACGATATTGATTCGGCGGTAAAAAGCGTAAATGCTGAACGCCTTAAAAATAATCCAAGAAAAATGACAGAGAACAATATTAGAGAAATACTATTATCAATACTATGA